Proteins encoded in a region of the Planococcus citri chromosome 1, ihPlaCitr1.1, whole genome shotgun sequence genome:
- the LOC135841550 gene encoding GRB2-associated-binding protein 1-like — protein MMPNKDNFETVSEGWLTKSPPTTRIWRARWRRRWFILRHSGELPGQYFLFYYTDRNCRKLKGQIDLDQCEQVDAGLRRLQFESHKQKYQHMFTIRTPKRIYYLAAETEDDMNKWVDCVCHVCGLKPFITEEVVTDGQEYYGDGDNISQAATGVTDLSPPVTPSTIITGPYIPISECISGKPIHSAEDLKQFLLLHGHVNKPSVAATSIPVTEPRQDSYDLPRNLQRLQIQVEVGSSPPPSPGSESVFTDDESARKPHMEKKPNVNWETFPRPSDSSVDGEESPGLGTAAINVKADRKFAKVAGPVPMAAAAPPRPPKPSHLANVDTTGEPGHPPVTEATQDDMYDIPRSHQMPVDLDVAKKAVGKHCYTNAAPGHVTENNIFRYDFTLTVTNSDDIPDSPRSESGSVSFSNTLTYSNLPSPSFSTGNQLIPTPPAVNRELKPGRKYSDSTGGSNEPSPILLTSYPPNIDRKLKPLKTVQDAMRYYENNSSGALKLCSPPVGSLGRRKQRAGPSPTPPNNSCKSYDSGSATIGRVHRRHSSSDDRLDQDRDEVQFYQINNQTYHTRTRSKNDKSNKFSEIQYLDLDLDSSDSSNASGLVNKSTKNVHSPATATVYKTVDFIRTEAFNRTRIEVEEERSRFMAAESASS, from the exons ATGATGCCCAATAAGGATAACTTCGAAACGGTCAGCGAAGGCTGGTTAACAAAATCACCGCCAACTACTCGGATATGGAGAGCT cgatgGAGAAGAAGATGGTTTATATTACGACATTCTGGGGAATTACCTGGTCAATATTTCCTATTTTATTATACCGATAGgaattgtagaaaattgaaggggcaaatcGATCTGGATCAATGTGAACAG GTGGACGCTGGTTTGCGACGTTTGCAATTCGAATCTCATAAGCAAAAATATCAACACATGTTTACTATACGTACACCAAAACGTATATATTATTTGGCTGCCGAAACCGAAGATGATATGAATAAATGGGTAGACTGCGTATGCCACGTTTGCGGTTTGAAACCCTTTATTACAGAGGAAGTGGTTACTG acGGTCAAGAATATTACGGAGACGGAGACAACATCTCGCAAGCAGCCACCGGCGTCACAGATCTATCGCCACCGGTCACCCCATCTACCATAATAACCGGACCGTACATACCGATCAGCGAATGCATCAGTGGTAAACCGATCCACAGTGCCGAAGACCTAAAACAATTCTTACTGCTGCACGGACACGTAAACAAGCCTTCAGTGGCAGCCACCAGTATCCCAGTTACCGAACCCAGGCAGGATTCGTACGATTTACCTCGTAATCTTCAGCGTCTTCAGATCCAGGTGGAAGTCGGTTCTTCTCCACCGCCGAGTCCAGGCAGCGAATCCGTTTTTACCGACGACGAGTCGGCCCGCAAACCACACATGGAGAAGAAACCAAACGTGAATTGGGAAACCTTCCCTAGGCCATCGGATAGCTCGGTCGATGGCGAAGAAAGCCCCGGATTAGGAACAGCCGCTATCAATGTAAAAGCTGACCGGAAGTTTGCCAAAGTTGCAGGTCCTGTACCGATGGCAGCAGCTGCGCCACCCAGACCACCTAAACCGTCTCATTTGGCGAATGTTGATACGACAGGTGAACCTGGCCATCCTCCTGTTACCGAGGCGACCCAAGACGATATGTACGATATACCGAGATCTCATCAGATGCCCGTTGATCTAGATGTTGCCAAGAAAGCGGTTGGAAAGCACTGTTATACAAATGCTGCTCCAGGTCATGTAACCGAGAATAACATCTTTCGATATGATTTCACCCTCACCGTCACCAATTCCGACGACATACCTGATAGCCCAAGATCTGAAAGCGGTTCGGTGTCTTTCTCCAACACGTTGACTTATTCGAATCTTCCCAGTCCTTCGTTCAGTACTGGAAACCAGCTTATACCCACTCCGCCGGCCGTCAATCGCGAATTGAAACCTGGACGAAAATATTCAGACTCGACTGGAGGTTCGAATGAGCCATCTCCTATTCTACTGACTTCATATCCGCCAAATattgatcgaaaattgaaacCGTTGAAGACGGTTCAAGACGCGATGCGTTATTATG aAAACAACTCCAGCGGAGCTTTGAAACTTTGTTCGCCTCCGGTAGGCAGTCTTGGTAGAAGGAAGCAAAGAGCTGGTCCTAGTCCTACGCCACCGAATAACTCTTGCAAAAGTTACGACAGTGGATCAGCGACCATTGGCCGAGTGCATCGAAGACATTCGTCGTCGGATGATCGATTGGATCAAGATAGAGATGAG GTGCAGTTTTACCAAATCAACAACCAAACCTACCATACGCGAACTCGtagtaaaaatgataaatcgaATAAATTCAGTGAAATCCAGTATTTGGATTTGGATCTCGATTCGAGCGATAGCTCCAATGCTTCCGGATTGGTGAATAAGTCGACGAAAAATGTACACTCTCCTGCTACAGCTACGGTTTACAAAACGGTTGACTTTATCAGAACGGAAGCGTTTAACAGAACTAGGATCGAAGTAGAAGAAGAAAGAAGTAGATTTATGGCCGCTGAGTCTGCCTCATCGTGA